Part of the Georgenia sp. TF02-10 genome, ACCAGCAGCAGCGCCGGCCGCCGGCCGCTTCTCCCGCTCACCTTCGAACATGCGTCCATTGTGGGACGGGCCACCGACATCGGGCCCCGGCCCGTCCTCGCCCTTGGGGAGCCGGGCAGAAGGACGGCCGGAGGGGCCGGCAGCAGCACCGGCTGCCGGCTCGCCAAGCTCGTCATCGAACATGTGTCCAGAGTAGGTGAGCGGACTGACATCGGGCTCTTGGCCGTACCAACCCTGTGGAAAAGGCCGCCAGTGCCGGCACGGTTCGGTGGCGATCCAACGAGCCATCGATCAGACCACCGGCAAGGCGCGCGGGGTGGCCCCATGACTGGCAACCCCGCTGGTCCCATGAACCTGGCAGAAGACCGCTCAGAGCGGTCCCATGCTCATGGCAGGCGACATCGCGGACCGACGAATCCTGGCATGCCAGCAGGTATGTGCTGCCGCTTCACCGACGAGGTCGCGACGGCTCCGGGCAGCCGGATCTCCTCGTCGGTGGACAGGTGATCTCCCCGCCGGCGGGCAGCTCATCTCCCCGCGTGGGGACAGCCCGTATCCATGTTCGCGGTCGGCTGATCCCCCGGGGGGGGCCTTCCGCGGTCTCCTCAGCCGCCCGCGGCCTCGTCAGCGGCTCGCGGCGTCCTCTGCCGGGTTCCCTCCCCGGCCGCGCGGCCCCTCCTCCGCCCGCAGCTCCACCAGGCGCAGGAGCAGGAGGGACACCTCGTCCGGGTCGGTGACCCGGTAGCCGGCCGCGGTGTCGCCGTCGCCGACCTTCACCCCCACGTCATCGGGCCCGAGGACGGCGAAGGCGTCCTCGTCGGTGGTGTCGTCGCCCGCGTAGAGGACGGCGCCGGCGCGGGCGGCGTCGCGGAGCTGGACCAGCGCGTCGCCCTTGGTCACGTCCAGCACGGCCATCTCCACCACCTCCTTGCCGACGATGGTGCGTACCTCGGGGCGGGCAGCCGGGCCGGCGAGGACCGCCTCTGTCAGCCGGGCGCCGTCGTCGGGGGCCGCGGGCCGGGTGTGCAGGACGACGGCGGTCGGCTTGGCCTGGACCCAGGCGCCCGGGACCTGCGCGGCGAGGGCCTCGGTCTCGCGCAGCAGCTGCGCGCGCAGCTCGGCCTGGGCGGGCGTGAGGCGGACGGGGTCGGCGGCGAGGGTGCGGCCCCCGGTCGGGGCCGTGCTGACCGTGCCGAGCTGCGCGCCGTGGCTGCCCACCACGCGGGTGCCCACCGGCACCTCGGCCAGCGCGACGAGCTCCTCCGCCTCCCGGCCGGAGACGACGGCGAGGCTGACGCCGGGCGCCTCGGCGAGCGCGGCGAGGGCCTGGGCGGAGGCGGGGGTGACCCGGGAGGTGGTGGGGTCGAGGACGATCGGGGCGAGCACGCCGTCGAAGTCCAGGGCGACGAGCACCGCCGGGACCGCGGCGAAGGCGCGCAGGGCGGCGTCCAGGGTCTCCTGCAGGTGGGCGGTGAACAGCGGCGCGTCCACGCCGGGGCCCGGGACGCCGGGGTCGGCGACGGGGGCGGCGTCGTCGGCGCCGAGGGCGGCGGGGTCGTGGGCGGCGGGTGCGGCGGGGTCGTGCGCGGGGCGGGCGGCGTCGTCGGCCGGGGTCATCAGGCCTCCACGGTGGTCGGGACGGACATGGCGAGGTAGCCGAGGAAGTCGTCGGCCCAGCGCTGGACGTCGTGCTCGAGGACCCGGCGGCGCAGCGCGCGCATCCGGCGCCGGCGCTCCCGGGCGTCCATGCCGATGGCGCGCATGATGGTGGCCTTGGTGCCGTCGATGTCGTGCGGGTTGATGAGCAGCGCCTGGCCGAGCTCGTCGGCCGCGCCGGTGAACTCGCTGAGCACCAGGGCGCCGCCCAGGTCCGAGCGGGCCGCCACGTACTCCTTGGCGACCAGGTTCATCCCGTCCCGCAGGGAGGTGACGAGCATGACGTCGGCCGCCCGGTACAGCGCGGCCATCTCCTCGGGCGGGTAGGAGTGGTGCATGTAGTGGACCGCGGCGCGGCCGAGGGTGCCGAACTCGCCGTTGATGCGGCCCACGGTGACCTCGACCTCCTCACGGAGCTGGCGGTACTGCTCCACCCGCTCCCGGGAGGGGCTGGCCACCTGGACCATGCAGGCCTCCGGCACCCGCAGCTGGCCGTCCTCGAGGAGCTCGCCGAAGGTCTTCAGCCGGTGCCGGATGCCCTTGGTGTAGTCCAGCCGGTCCACCCCGAGGAGAAGGACGTCCGGGCTGCCGAGCTCGCGGCGGACCTCCTTGGCGCGGGCGAGCACCGCCGGGGTGCGGGCGAGGGCGTCGAACTGGGCGGAGTCGATGGAGATGGGGAACGCCTGGGCGCGGATGGTGCGGTCGGGCCGGGACCACCGGCCGGGCATCGTCACCTGGGGGCCGCGGACCTGCAGGTCGGTCAGGCGGCGGACGGCGCGCAGGAAGTTGGCGGCGTCGCCCGGCCGCTGGAACCCGACGAGGTCCGCGCCCAGCAGGCCGTCGACGACCTGCCGGCGCCAGGGCAGCTGGGCGAAGATCTCCACCGGCGGGAAGGGGATGTGGTTGAAGAACCCGATCCGCACGTCCGGGCGCAGCAGCCGGAGCACGGCCGGGACGAGCTGGAGCTGGTAGTCGTGCACCCACACGGTCCCGCCCGGGGCGACCGCCTCCGCCGCCGCGGCGGCGAAGCGGCGGTTGACCGAGACGTAGGTGTTCCACCAGGCCCGGTGGTACGTCGGCGGGACGATGACGTCGTGGTACAGCGGCCACAGGGTGGCGTTGGAGAAGCCCTCGTAGTAGTCGGCGACCTCCCGCTCGCTCAGCGGCACCGGCCACAGCCGCATGCCCTCGGCGTCGAAGGGCTCGTGGGCGAAGTCGGGCTTGCCGGACCAGCCGATCCAGGCGCCGTCGTCGTTCTGCATGATCGGGGCGAGCGCGCTCACCAGCCCGCCGGGGGAGCGCTCCCAGTCCAGCGACCCGTCCGGGTTCACGGTGATGTCGACGGGCAGGCGGTTGGCGACGACGACGACCTCGTGGTCTCCGGCGGGCATGCGGCGCTCAGCTCCTTGGTTCGCGGTCTGCCGCCACCGTAACGGCAGGGCGTGCGCGGTGCGCGGTCAGTCGGGGGCGGCGGCGCTGGACTGCGGTCAGCGGTCCGGTCAGGTGGTGGGCGGCGGTGCGGGCCGTCGGGTGACGGCATGAGGATCGGGCAGCCAGGTGTCGGCCGCGGCGCGGGTCCGGTGGCGGCCTGGGGATTCCTGGTCCGCGGCGGCCTCGTGGTGCGGCGGCACCTGGGTACGTTGTCTGCATGGACGACGCCGAGCGGCAGGTGGGCGGCTACCGGCTGCTGCGCCGCATCGGCGCCGGCGGCATGGGCACCGTGCACGAGGCCGTCGACCTCGACGGCCGCCGCGTGGCGCTGAAGCTCCTCCACCCGCAGATCGCCGCCGACCCCCAGGCCCGGCGCCGCCTGGCCCGCGAGGTGTCCCTGCTGCACCGGGTCCGGGAGGCCGGCGTCGCACGGGTGCTGGACGCCGAGGTCGACGACGACGAGGCCTTCGTCGTCACCGAGCTCATCGACGGGCTCACCCTGGAGGAGGACGTCGCCGACGGCGGGCCGTTCAGCCCCGACGAGCTCGCCGCGCTCGGCCGGGACCTCGCTGACGCGCTGCGGGCCATCCACGCGGTCGGCGTCGTCCACCGGGACCTGAAGCCGGGCAACGTGATGATGAGCAGCAACGGGCCGGTGGTCATCGACTTCGGCATCGCCCAGGTCGCCGACGACGCCCGGCTGACCCAGACCGGGCTGGTCACCGGCACCCCGGGCTACCTGGGCCCCGAGGTGCTCGCCGGCGCCGAGCCGAGCCCCGCCGGGGACTGGTGGTCCTGGGCCGCCGTCCTCGTCTTCGCCGCCACCGGGCGACCGCCGTTCGGGCGCGGCCCGACCCAGGCGGTCCTCGGCCGGGTGGCCACCGGGCAGGTGGACACCGACGGGCTGCCGGGCCCGACCGCGCAGGCGCTGCGGGCGGCGCTCGCCCCGTCACCCGTCGGCCGGCTGAACGCCGACGGCGTGCTGGCCGTCCTGGAGGGGCGGTGGAGCCAGGAGCAGCTCACCCAGGTGCTCGACGGGCGTGGTGGTGGGGCGACGGCGGTGCTCCCCGGTGCGGCGACGGCGGCCTCGGCCGGCGCGGCGACGGCGGCACTCCCCGGGGCCGGCGGTTCGGTGACGGCGGCGGTGCCGACCGGCGGTTCGACGGCGGCGCTGCCGTACTCCGGCGGTGCCGTCGGGACCGGCGCGACCGAGGTGCACCGCGAAGGGACGACCGTGCTCCCCGCCGGTCGGGGAGCAGCCCCCCTCGACGGCGGGACCGGCACTAAGGCGCTCCCGGCGCCCGGTACGACGGCGCGCCTCGGTGCGTCGCCGGCCGGCACCGAGCCGGCGGTGAGGGGCACGGCGGGTGACGCCGAGCCGGGTGATGTCGGGCCGGGTGATGTCGGGCCGGGCGGTGCCGGGCCGGGCATCGAACTGCTCGAGCCGTCCGCCGGCACCAGCCCCAGCACCCGCATCCTTCCGTCGGACCGGCCGGCGGCGGCGACGGGTGCAACCTCGGCCGGACTGTTCTCACGGCCCACTCCGGGCACGAGCGACGGCCTCGACCACACCCGGGTCATGCCTGCCGTGACCGAACCGGACCCGGCCGTGACCGCCGTCGTGCTGCCTCCCTCGATCCCGCCGCGGTCGTGGCGCGGCGACGCCTACGCCGAGGGCCGAGCCCCGGCCGGCCGGTCCGCCGACCCGACCTGGCAGGACCCGACCCGCACGCCGTGGGCTGACGGGACCGGCGGCCAGGCGTGGGGCGGCGAGAGACCCCTGG contains:
- the otsB gene encoding trehalose-phosphatase; the encoded protein is MTPADDAARPAHDPAAPAAHDPAALGADDAAPVADPGVPGPGVDAPLFTAHLQETLDAALRAFAAVPAVLVALDFDGVLAPIVLDPTTSRVTPASAQALAALAEAPGVSLAVVSGREAEELVALAEVPVGTRVVGSHGAQLGTVSTAPTGGRTLAADPVRLTPAQAELRAQLLRETEALAAQVPGAWVQAKPTAVVLHTRPAAPDDGARLTEAVLAGPAARPEVRTIVGKEVVEMAVLDVTKGDALVQLRDAARAGAVLYAGDDTTDEDAFAVLGPDDVGVKVGDGDTAAGYRVTDPDEVSLLLLRLVELRAEEGPRGRGGNPAEDAASR
- a CDS encoding trehalose-6-phosphate synthase, whose protein sequence is MPAGDHEVVVVANRLPVDITVNPDGSLDWERSPGGLVSALAPIMQNDDGAWIGWSGKPDFAHEPFDAEGMRLWPVPLSEREVADYYEGFSNATLWPLYHDVIVPPTYHRAWWNTYVSVNRRFAAAAAEAVAPGGTVWVHDYQLQLVPAVLRLLRPDVRIGFFNHIPFPPVEIFAQLPWRRQVVDGLLGADLVGFQRPGDAANFLRAVRRLTDLQVRGPQVTMPGRWSRPDRTIRAQAFPISIDSAQFDALARTPAVLARAKEVRRELGSPDVLLLGVDRLDYTKGIRHRLKTFGELLEDGQLRVPEACMVQVASPSRERVEQYRQLREEVEVTVGRINGEFGTLGRAAVHYMHHSYPPEEMAALYRAADVMLVTSLRDGMNLVAKEYVAARSDLGGALVLSEFTGAADELGQALLINPHDIDGTKATIMRAIGMDARERRRRMRALRRRVLEHDVQRWADDFLGYLAMSVPTTVEA
- a CDS encoding serine/threonine-protein kinase, which codes for MDDAERQVGGYRLLRRIGAGGMGTVHEAVDLDGRRVALKLLHPQIAADPQARRRLAREVSLLHRVREAGVARVLDAEVDDDEAFVVTELIDGLTLEEDVADGGPFSPDELAALGRDLADALRAIHAVGVVHRDLKPGNVMMSSNGPVVIDFGIAQVADDARLTQTGLVTGTPGYLGPEVLAGAEPSPAGDWWSWAAVLVFAATGRPPFGRGPTQAVLGRVATGQVDTDGLPGPTAQALRAALAPSPVGRLNADGVLAVLEGRWSQEQLTQVLDGRGGGATAVLPGAATAASAGAATAALPGAGGSVTAAVPTGGSTAALPYSGGAVGTGATEVHREGTTVLPAGRGAAPLDGGTGTKALPAPGTTARLGASPAGTEPAVRGTAGDAEPGDVGPGDVGPGGAGPGIELLEPSAGTSPSTRILPSDRPAAATGATSAGLFSRPTPGTSDGLDHTRVMPAVTEPDPAVTAVVLPPSIPPRSWRGDAYAEGRAPAGRSADPTWQDPTRTPWADGTGGQAWGGERPLGQPTYPDPSTYPNQYAYPGAEAVPPWAVPPRRRTGVVAVAGLGLSALAALRPGTFLLVAAAVLVLAAATGWAGRSRRARRLRRGPRSGDDTRMVLGLPWHLVRAVLTVVPGALVGAGVAAVAWWAGAGLADPRLTEPLVLWASGLLGLAAAWLTPTSAAAREGARAWIDVLTPGRGYRALLVVVVLLVTLVVAARVLSAPPAPVWAPLPDPTALLAGLPAPPGAA